The genomic interval ATGGAATTAAAATTCGAGTTGTTAAAACGGATTATTTTTCTTTTGGGATTGATACACCGGAGGATCTGGAGCGAGCGAGAAAAATGTTGAATTAATGTCAAACATTTTTTAGTTTGAATTTGCACATTCCCTTATCTCCCCCCAAAAAAACCGAGATGCTTTTTCTATTTCCTTTTCTTGTTTTTATAGTAAATTTCAGGATAATATTTTTGCATACACTCCGGACAAACACCATGAGAAATATCCGCTTTTGAATGCGTTTCTACATAAGTATCTATTTTTACCCACTTTTCATCATCAATTCTTATTCTATGACAAAATGAACACATCGGCAAGAGCCCTTCCATAGTTTGAATTTTGTCCGTTGCCCCTTTTAATTCACTAATTTTATTTTGCAATTCCTTCTCAATCTCTTTTCTGGTACTTATCTCGTTTTTAAGTTTCTTTTTATAAATTTCCAGTGAGATCAGGCTTTTTAACAAACCTCTCAGTTTATAAATATTCACCGGTTTAGGTAGAAAAAATCTTATCCCTTTTTGATAGCATTTCTTAATAGTGTAATCCGATACATTACCCGATACAACCATAATTGAATACGGATCGGAAATTTGAGGATCAATTTTATCCAAAAATTCAATGCCGTTCATGATCGGCATTTTTAGATCAAGAATTATTGCAGTAGGTTCAATTTTTTCAATGAGTTGAAGTCCCTGCAATCCGTTTTCAGCAAAATATAATATATATTTTTCACGCCGGAGAGATCGTTGGATTGAATCTCGGACTTTTTCATCGTCATCAACGATTAATACTTTCGGTTTATTTTCTTTCATAGTATTCAATATTTTGGGAATTATGGTGAATATATCTCATAGGTTTCCCAAGCGATATTTTGCAGAAATAATCTATCACTTTCGGTAATAGAAGGATCGTTCACATAAGTTGCTCCGTAGGGATTATCATACCAGAAAAAGCAATAAAAGGTGCAACAGGTGAGATATGTTCCAAACACGTTCGGATGATTGCCATCCTGCATAAATAATTCCAATCCCGGATTCTCCTCTCTGGATTTTTGCCAAGCTCGAGCTACAGGGATAACAGGCGCATCGAGTAGTTCCCCAATATAATTGTAAGCAGCAGCTTGATATTCAATCATCTCATCAAAAACACCTCGAAAGGGCCAACTGAAGAAGAATGCGGTTTCTGCTCCAGCATTCGTGATAACAGAATCAAGCAAAATGGCATATTGATAAAACAATTCGGGATCATCCACAGGTCTTGAAGTCATTTCCTGCAATACCACCATATCCCAGTTTCCTTCTTCTATGGTTTGAATCGTTAAGGCATTACTATAATGTTGTTCCAACGTCCATCCTCCCCAAGTAACATTATCACAAAAAACGTCAAGAGTGGAATCAATTGAATTTGCTAAATTCATTGTATGAAGATCAACCCCGCCATTAAAATATGTAATACTATTGCCGATAAATAAAATCCGCTGCGGTAACTCGGGCAACAGGTTTCCCCAATTTACATATATTTCCAGGTTTCCCGTGAGAGGTACAAAAACCAACACGATCTCAACACTCGTAGTTTCGCCGGCTATCACTTCTGCAGAACCTGAACCGATAGCAATCAAATCATCCCCATCATAAACTTCCACTGTAATTTGATAAATACCCGGTTCCAGATTGGTTATAGTACCGGATGCAGTTGAGTCTTCGATTGTCAGATACAAACTGGTAATGAAATCATCCTTT from Candidatus Cloacimonadota bacterium carries:
- a CDS encoding response regulator produces the protein MKENKPKVLIVDDDEKVRDSIQRSLRREKYILYFAENGLQGLQLIEKIEPTAIILDLKMPIMNGIEFLDKIDPQISDPYSIMVVSGNVSDYTIKKCYQKGIRFFLPKPVNIYKLRGLLKSLISLEIYKKKLKNEISTRKEIEKELQNKISELKGATDKIQTMEGLLPMCSFCHRIRIDDEKWVKIDTYVETHSKADISHGVCPECMQKYYPEIYYKNKKRK